Below is a window of Candidatus Viadribacter manganicus DNA.
CCGCCGAAATCCGCTCCTACCGTCCGCCGGAGCCCTATAAGGGCAAGGGCGTGCGCTATGCCGGCGAGTACATCCGCCGCAAGGAAGGCAAGAAGAAGTAAGCCATGGTCCGCAAGCTTAATCCCACTGAGCGCCGCGCCCAGCGCAATCGCAGCCGGCTGAAGAAGTTGGCTGGCGAAGGACGCCTTCGTCTTTCCGTCTTCCGCTCGTTGAAGCACATTTCGGCGCAGCTGATCGACGATGAGAAGGGCGTGACCGTCGCTTCCGCTTCGACGCTTGAAGAAGCCGTGAAGGCGAAGAGCTCGAACAAAGAAGGCGCCGCTGCTGTTGGCAAGCTCATCGCAGAACGTGCGATCGCCGCCGGCAGGAAGTCGGTCGTGTTCGATCGCGGTCGTTATGTATTCCATGGCCGGGTAAAAGCCCTGGCCGACGCCGCCCGTGAGGGCGGACTCGAATTCTGAGGAAGCTGAGATGACGGACGAAACCGCAGGCGGCCCGCCGGCCGACGCACCAGGTTCAGATCAGCGACCCGCTCGTGGCTCGCGCGGCCCACGCCGCGGTGGCCCAGGTGGTGGCGCTGGCCGTGGTCCGGGTGGCCCAGGCGGCGGACGTGGTCCGGGTGGCGGCCAAGGCCGTGGCCCGCGTCGCGATGACCGCAACCGCAACGCAGGTCCTGAAGAGCGCGCGGAAGGCGAACTGGTCGACAAACTCGTCGCCATCAACCGCGTCGCGAAAGTCGTGAAGGGCGGTAAGAACTTTGCGTTCGCAGCGCTCGTCGTCGTCGGCGACAAGAAGGGCCGCGTTGGCTTCGGTCACGGCAAGGCGCGCGAAGTGCCGGAAGCCATCCGCAAGGCGACTGAAGAGGCCAAGAAGTCGCTCGTGCGCGTTCCGCTTCGCGAAGGTCGCACGCTGCACCATGACGGCAACGGCCGTTGGGGTGCGGGCAAGGTCATGCTGCGTGCAGCGCCGGCCGGTACTGGTTTGATCGCCGGTGGTCCGATGCGCGCTGTGCTCGAAGTGTTGGGCGTCTCCGATGTCGTCGCCAAGTCGAAGGGTTCGTCGAACCCCTACAACATGGTGCGCGCCACGATCGACGCATTGAAAGAACAAAGCTCGCCGCGCCAAGTTGCGAACCGCCGTGGCCTGAAGGTCGCCGATCTGGTCGGCCGCCGTAAGGATGGCGCGAGCCTCGGCGAAGTGCCGGCGGAGGGTTGATAGATGGCGACCGCTAAAAAGAAAGCCGCTGGCGGCACGATTAAGGTTCGCCGCACTGGCAGCCCGATCCGCCGCGAATACGATCAACGCACCACGCTTCTCGGCCTCGGCCTGAAGCGCGCCAACCAAGTTGTTGAGCTTGAGGATACGCCTTCGATCCAAGGCATGATCCGCAAAGTCGCCCACTTGGTCGAAGTCGTGAAATAACAGACGGCCTCGCCGTCGGAGCAAGTACGATGAAACTGAACGAACTGGCCGATAATCCGGGCTCAACCAAGAAGCTGATGCGCGTTGGACGCGGCGTCGGCTCCGGCAAGGGCAAGACCGGCGGACGTGGCGTGAAGGGACAAAAGTCCCGTCGCGGCGTGTCGATCAATGGTTTCGAAGGCGGTCAGATGCCGCTCCACATGCGTATGCCGAAGCGCGGCTTCAACGCGCTCAACAGCAAGAAGACGCAGTGGATTAATCTGGCGACGCTGCAAAATGCGATCGATAACAAGAAGATCGACGCAAAGAACGAGATTACCGAGGATACGCTGGTGGAAGCTGGCGTCCTGCGCCGCAAGAAAGACGGCGTGCGCCTCCTTGCGCGCGGGGAGCTGAAAGCCAAAGTGAACATCACCGTTTCTGGCGCCTCCGCTGCAGCTATCGCTGCCGTGGAAAAGGCCGGCGGTAAGGTGACGCTGCTTAATCCGCCTGCGGCGGAAGAAGCAGCAGCCTAAGGTTCGCTCTCCGGACGGGGGAGTATTCCGGCCTCGCCGGATAACATTCGGAGCAGCGCGCCCACATGGCATCAGCCGCAGAACAGCTTGCCGCAAACATCAACTTTGCGGCGTTCGCCAAGGCGACAGAGCTTCAAAAGCGCATTTGGTACACCATCATTGCGCTGATCGTTTATCGCATCGGCACATTCATCCCGATCCCCGGCATTGATCCGGCTGCGTTCGCGCAGGCGTTTCAAACTCAGGCCGGCGGCATTCTCGGCATGTTCAACACGTTCTCCGGCGGCGCCGTGGAGCGTATGGCGATCTTCGCGCTGAACGTGATGCCGTACATTTCGTCCTCGATCATCATGCAGCTGTTGTCGACGTCGATTCCGTCGCTTGAGCGCTTGAAGAAAGAGGGTGAAGTCGGCCGCAAGCAGATCAACCAGTACACGCGCTACCTGACGCTGGTTCTGGCGATTGTGCAGTCTTACGGCATCGCTGTTGGCCTGCAGTCGAGCGCCGGTGTGGTCACCAATCCTGGCTGGTTCTTCGTCGCGTCCACCGTCATTACGCTGACGGGGGGCACGATGTTCCTGATGTGGCTCGGTGAGCAGGTGACGGCGCGCGGCGTCGGCAACGGCATCTCGCTGATCATCTTCGCCGGCATCGTCGCGGAGATGCCGCGCATCGTGATGCAGTCGCTTGCGCTCGCGCGCACGGGAGACGTCAACCCGTTTGGCCTCTTCATGATCGCCGCCGCGATGCTCGCGGTCATCGTGTTCGTGGTCTTCATTGAACGCTCGCAGCGACGCCTTGTGGTGCAGTACCCGAAGCGCCAGCAGGGCAATCGCATGTTCATGGGCGAAAGCTCATTCCTGCCGCTGAAAATCAATACCGCCGGCGTTATCCCGCCGATCTTTGCGTCATCGCTATTGATGCTGCCGACAACGGTGATTGGCTTCATGGGCATGGGGGCCAATGCGCCGGAGTG
It encodes the following:
- the rplR gene encoding 50S ribosomal protein L18, whose amino-acid sequence is MVRKLNPTERRAQRNRSRLKKLAGEGRLRLSVFRSLKHISAQLIDDEKGVTVASASTLEEAVKAKSSNKEGAAAVGKLIAERAIAAGRKSVVFDRGRYVFHGRVKALADAAREGGLEF
- the rpsE gene encoding 30S ribosomal protein S5 — encoded protein: MTDETAGGPPADAPGSDQRPARGSRGPRRGGPGGGAGRGPGGPGGGRGPGGGQGRGPRRDDRNRNAGPEERAEGELVDKLVAINRVAKVVKGGKNFAFAALVVVGDKKGRVGFGHGKAREVPEAIRKATEEAKKSLVRVPLREGRTLHHDGNGRWGAGKVMLRAAPAGTGLIAGGPMRAVLEVLGVSDVVAKSKGSSNPYNMVRATIDALKEQSSPRQVANRRGLKVADLVGRRKDGASLGEVPAEG
- the rpmD gene encoding 50S ribosomal protein L30: MATAKKKAAGGTIKVRRTGSPIRREYDQRTTLLGLGLKRANQVVELEDTPSIQGMIRKVAHLVEVVK
- the rplO gene encoding 50S ribosomal protein L15 yields the protein MKLNELADNPGSTKKLMRVGRGVGSGKGKTGGRGVKGQKSRRGVSINGFEGGQMPLHMRMPKRGFNALNSKKTQWINLATLQNAIDNKKIDAKNEITEDTLVEAGVLRRKKDGVRLLARGELKAKVNITVSGASAAAIAAVEKAGGKVTLLNPPAAEEAAA
- the secY gene encoding preprotein translocase subunit SecY, which codes for MASAAEQLAANINFAAFAKATELQKRIWYTIIALIVYRIGTFIPIPGIDPAAFAQAFQTQAGGILGMFNTFSGGAVERMAIFALNVMPYISSSIIMQLLSTSIPSLERLKKEGEVGRKQINQYTRYLTLVLAIVQSYGIAVGLQSSAGVVTNPGWFFVASTVITLTGGTMFLMWLGEQVTARGVGNGISLIIFAGIVAEMPRIVMQSLALARTGDVNPFGLFMIAAAMLAVIVFVVFIERSQRRLVVQYPKRQQGNRMFMGESSFLPLKINTAGVIPPIFASSLLMLPTTVIGFMGMGANAPEWVSQLQGFIGYGQPGHMMLYAVGIIFFCFFYTSIVFNPEETADNLRKYGGFLPGIRPGKKTAEYLDYVLTRLTVIGAAYITAVCLLPEILIAYYAVPFYLGGTSILIVISVTLDTVAQIQSHLVAHQYEGLIKRSKLRGSGGGITKK